The window ATGTTAATCGTCCTCCTTTTATTGTTCGTTCTTGTACTGCTTTTCGTTTCCATAACATTACTAAATGCATTTAAGGTGATGTATTCAGAACAGTTAAATCCGACGCCCTATATGGAAACGGTAACCGAGCCTGTTTTGGATTACGATAAATGGTTGAGCCTTCAGCCTAAAAAGCCCTCTATCTGGACTAAACTTTTAAGCTTAAGACCAATTGAAGAGGAGGGTGATTTGGTAATTGATCATGCTTATGATGGGATTAAAGAACTCAATAATCCCGTCCCCACCTGGTTTAATGTGCTGTTTTTTGGCACAATGATTTTTGCGGTTAGCTATCTGTTTTATTATCACATTGGTGGATATGGAGATTTGCAGGATCAGGAATACGAAAATGAGATGGTAAAAGCACAGGTTGAGAAAGCCGCCTATTTGGAAAAATCAGCCAATACCATTGATGAGAACTCCGTTAAATTTGATAATACGCCAACCATTTTGCAAGATGGAAGAACCATTTTTACTACAAATTGTGTGGTTTGCCATGGCAATAAAGGGCAGGGAATCATCGGTCCCAATTTAACGGATGAATATTGGTTGCATGGTGGCGGGATCAACAATGTTTTCAAAACGATAAAATATGGCATTCCAGATAAGGGGATGATCAGTTGGGAAAAGAATTTGAATCCCAAACAGATTAGTGCTGTAGCCAATTTCATACTTTCTTTAAAAGGATCAAACCCTGCAGGTGCAAAAGCGCCACAAGGCGATAAATACGATGAAAAGAACCCAAGGGATAACGAAATGAAAACCGCGAAAGATACGGTAAAGAAAGATGATGTTACCAGAAAGTAAAACCGAAGCTAAGAATCAGGGCAGGAATTTTCTCTACCCCAAAAAACCGAATGGCAAATTATACGCCAAGCGTAAATGGGTAAGTTATATTTTACTTTTGTTCTTGTTTTCGTGCCCATTTTTGAGACTTAATGGAGAACAATTGGTGCTCTTAAATTTTATTGAGCGAAAATTTGTTTTCTTCGGATTGATTTTTACACCACAGGATTTCTACCTTTTTGCCCTTGCGATGCTCATTTTCATAATGTTTATTGTGTGCTTTACTGTTGTGCTGGGTAGATTATGGTGCGGTTGGGCCTGTCCACAAACCATTTTTATGGAAATGATTTTCCGAAGGATTGAATACTGGATTGAAGGCGATGCAAGCAAACAAAAAAAATTAGATGAGGGCGAATGGAGTGCAGAAAAAATATTTAAAAAAGGAGCTAAACATTTAATTTTTCTAATCATTTCTTTTGCCATTGCCAATACTTTTCTGGCCTATATGATCGGTTCGGACGCATTGATTAAAATTATAACCGAACCCATTGCTGGTCATGTTTCCGGATTTATTTCCATTTGGCTTTTTACGTTAATATTCTATGCCGTGTTCGCCTATGTACGTGAAGTAGTTTGTACGGTAATCTGTCCTTATGGTCGGTTACAAGGTGTTTTATTAGATAACCAAAGCCTAGTTGTGGCTTACGATTTTACAAGAGGAGAACCTCGGGGTCGATTGCAGAAAGAAGCTTCATCATTAAAAAAAGGCGATTGTATTGATTGCAATCTATGTGTGCAAGTTTGCCCAACGGGAATCGACATTAGACAGGGAACGCAGCTCGAGTGTATAAATTGTACGGCCTGCATTGATTCTTGCAATGAGGTAATGCTTAAGATCGGTAAGCCGAGAAATCTGATCGGGTTTTTCAATCAGGATTTCATTAATGAGAGAAAATCCTATAAAGTTGGCTTAAAATCATATGGTTATGTAGCGGTTCTATGTATTGTATTGATTATTTTTTCTTCCCTGATCTACAAGCGGGAAGACATCCAGACTACTGTATTGAGGGCCAGCGGAACATTGTATCAAAGTAGAGGAGCTGATCAAACCAGCAACCTCTACAATGCCGAGCTCGTTAATAAGACCAATAAAACATTGATGTTTAGGTTCAGGTCGCAGAATAGTGGTGATAAAATCGATTTTATTCAAAAGGCAGATATATTACCAAAAGAGGGGTCAGCTCACGTTACTTTCTTTTTGATTAGAAAAAACAGTACCATTAAGAAATACAAGACAGATGCCGTTTTTGAAATCCTTGTTGATGGTGAGGTTTTGAGTACAGCGACCACAAGTTTTTTTGCACCCCCTAAAGGGGAGTAGGGGCTGAGTGATAAAATGGACTTAGTCTAAATAAAAACATATGAACTGGGGAACAAAAATAGTGCTTGGAATGATTGCATTCATGTTATTTATTGTCTGCATGGTGGTTTATATGTTTCATGTTCACGGAAGAGATGCCCTGATTGAAGAAAATTATTACGAAAAGGGAATCAATTATAATGCAGAATACAATGCAAGGCAAAATGTATTAAATGATCATGCAAAACCAGTGATTACCATTACACAGAATCAAATTATAATTCAGATAAAAGAAAGCGCGAATTACGATCTCATTTTAATGCGTCCATCTAACAATCTGGATGATGTTAAAATGAAAGGAAAAACGACCGGGAGCGCTAATCTCATTCTAGTTGATAAAACCAAAATGCCCAAAGGCTTGTGGTTCTTGAACTTGCAGTGGAGCTGTGGAAATAAAGATTATCTCTACAAAACAAATATCACCCTGTGATGGATTATTTACCATTGGCATTTTTAATGGGCTTGTTTGGGAGCCTGCATTGTGCTGTAATGTGCGGACCTATTATGCTCGGGATGCCCTTTAAAAAGATAAGTATAGTAGAATCCGGATTTCAGCTTTTGCTCTATCAATTCGGACGGATATTGGTTTATACGCTCTTGGGGCTAATGGTTGGTGTGTTAGGGAATAGCATAAAAGTATTTAGCAATCAGAAAATATTAAGTTTGGCTATCGGAATTGTGCTGGTTGTGTTTACAGCTTTGCAATTTAGCCAACGCTATAAGAATCAGTATCTGAAAATTCAAGTTAAGGTATTAAATCCAGTTAGCAAATTGATGGGTAAGGTTTTCAATTTATCCATGTGGGGATTGTTTGCAGGGATGCTTAATGGTATAATTCCTTGTGGCATGGTTTATCTCGCATTAGCAACTGCCTTAAATACAGGGGATGTTGAATCTGGAGCCATCTTTATGTTTCTTTTTGGTTTGGGTACGGCGCCCTTAATGATGATGATTTCCTTGGGTGGAATATTTCTGAAAAAATTTATCCGCTTCAACACTAATAAACTTGTGCCCTGGTTTATGTTTTTTATGGGCATTTTATTCATCTTAAGGGCTGCAGACTTAGGTATTCCTTTTTTATCGCCAAAAACCACCAACTCATTTAGCCATTCAGTAGAATGCAAATAGTTACTAATTTAGTCCCAATGAGCATAACCGAATTACGTTGACTTGCCATGGTTTGCTCAGACCCCATTCCAGTTTATTGCTCAGGTGTTAATTATCATATAATTAAGAATGTTTTGTTTAATGCTGATATTTCTTAGCTGAAATAAATAGATTTTGAAGATAACAATGCAGATTGAAATCCTTTACAAGAAAATTTTGAACTTTTTGTAGTCTGACCTGCAGTATTTGGCTTAAGTTGCACATCATTTTACAAGTTAATTGAACTTTGCTATACAATTTTTCAACTAATTTAATAAATCAAACTAAGGCAGGGTTAACTCTTATAAAGTTATGTATGACTCGTAATAAAGGAAATTGATATTTAAAACAACAGCAAATTTAAAGAAACACTATTTCGCAGCTGACAAACATTCTAATGATTCAGAGCTCCTGCTGTTTGGTTGGAAATTGCCATCAGTTACAATGAGTCTTATATCCTAAGCTATCTGCTGCATACTCCAAGTTCTGCAGGATCGCCCCTACTGAAAAGATTGCTTCCCCTTGGGTAGGTTAATGAGCTGGCAACCACTTTTTTTTATCCTTGAGGATAATCCATTGGTATGGGCGCGATGCATTTAATCAACCACGACTTGTATCGTCACCGCTTTAGGCGAGGAAGCCAGGGGATAAAATCTTTATTTCATTAGCTTTCGGTCCCGTTTTTTTGTTTTGCTCGAGAGCGAATTCAGTTCTTACAAAGTTATGCTTATCACTTAGCAAATAGACTGTAGTCCCGGCAATAACTACAGTTGCGGCGGATCCCGCTAAATGCTCTTCTATTGATTATGTTATCTCACACTATGAAGTTTTAATCCTTTTTAATCTCTTCTTTCCATCTCATCACTATAAAGCCCTATGTTTGCTGCCCTATTGCACTTTACACGATGATAAATTTCCTGTTGCGCACTGACTTTATTCAAGTCATCCCCTTCCCAGATGGCGAGGGCCGTCTGTTGGAGTGCCCGTCCAAACGAAAATGTAAGTTTCCACGGCAAGTTTGATGCCGAGATCTGATTCATGGCATTCAGTCTATTGGAAGCCTCCCGAGGAGACTGTCCGCCCGATAGAAAGGCAATGCCGGGAACTGCGGGCGGAACACATTCCATCAAACATTTGATGGTATTCTCCGCGATTTTTTCAGCAGTATTCTTTTCGCCCGAATCCTGTCCGGGCAATATCATATTTGGTTTTAGGATCATGCTTTCCAGTGTTATGTTTTGAAGATAAAGTTGTTCGAATACCGTCGATAGAACCTCTCTGGTAACCTGGTAACATTTTTTTGAAGAATGACTGCCGAGCATCATTACCTCAGGTTCTACAATTGGAACCAAGCTGCATTCTTGGCAGAGTGCTGCGTACCTGGCGAGTGCATTTGCGTTTGAGATAATACAGTTTCTTGATGGGATTTCCTGCCCAATCAAGATAGCAGCTCTCCATTTGGCAAATCTGGCACCCATCCTTGCGTATTCCTTCAGCCGGTATCTCAACCCGTCCAGACCTTCTGTTATCTTTTCTCCTAGAAATCCGGCCAAATCCTCCGTGCCGATATCAACTTTAATTCCTGGAACGATTCC is drawn from Pedobacter mucosus and contains these coding sequences:
- a CDS encoding FixH family protein is translated as MNWGTKIVLGMIAFMLFIVCMVVYMFHVHGRDALIEENYYEKGINYNAEYNARQNVLNDHAKPVITITQNQIIIQIKESANYDLILMRPSNNLDDVKMKGKTTGSANLILVDKTKMPKGLWFLNLQWSCGNKDYLYKTNITL
- the ccoG gene encoding cytochrome c oxidase accessory protein CcoG, with the protein product MMLPESKTEAKNQGRNFLYPKKPNGKLYAKRKWVSYILLLFLFSCPFLRLNGEQLVLLNFIERKFVFFGLIFTPQDFYLFALAMLIFIMFIVCFTVVLGRLWCGWACPQTIFMEMIFRRIEYWIEGDASKQKKLDEGEWSAEKIFKKGAKHLIFLIISFAIANTFLAYMIGSDALIKIITEPIAGHVSGFISIWLFTLIFYAVFAYVREVVCTVICPYGRLQGVLLDNQSLVVAYDFTRGEPRGRLQKEASSLKKGDCIDCNLCVQVCPTGIDIRQGTQLECINCTACIDSCNEVMLKIGKPRNLIGFFNQDFINERKSYKVGLKSYGYVAVLCIVLIIFSSLIYKREDIQTTVLRASGTLYQSRGADQTSNLYNAELVNKTNKTLMFRFRSQNSGDKIDFIQKADILPKEGSAHVTFFLIRKNSTIKKYKTDAVFEILVDGEVLSTATTSFFAPPKGE
- a CDS encoding sulfite exporter TauE/SafE family protein, whose translation is MDYLPLAFLMGLFGSLHCAVMCGPIMLGMPFKKISIVESGFQLLLYQFGRILVYTLLGLMVGVLGNSIKVFSNQKILSLAIGIVLVVFTALQFSQRYKNQYLKIQVKVLNPVSKLMGKVFNLSMWGLFAGMLNGIIPCGMVYLALATALNTGDVESGAIFMFLFGLGTAPLMMMISLGGIFLKKFIRFNTNKLVPWFMFFMGILFILRAADLGIPFLSPKTTNSFSHSVECK
- a CDS encoding class I fructose-bisphosphate aldolase, producing MEMEHQAMNVKKLSETTVALLADHKGLFAMDESISTCNKRFSDAGIPKTEENRRTYRELIIKTTGLNESISGIILYHETIRQSDEAGIPFIKTIEDAGIVPGIKVDIGTEDLAGFLGEKITEGLDGLRYRLKEYARMGARFAKWRAAILIGQEIPSRNCIISNANALARYAALCQECSLVPIVEPEVMMLGSHSSKKCYQVTREVLSTVFEQLYLQNITLESMILKPNMILPGQDSGEKNTAEKIAENTIKCLMECVPPAVPGIAFLSGGQSPREASNRLNAMNQISASNLPWKLTFSFGRALQQTALAIWEGDDLNKVSAQQEIYHRVKCNRAANIGLYSDEMERRD
- a CDS encoding cbb3-type cytochrome c oxidase N-terminal domain-containing protein, whose product is MKKINLAVLFLFLSITAFAANEKVPAVVISAEPSLGLSQSEMLIVLLLLFVLVLLFVSITLLNAFKVMYSEQLNPTPYMETVTEPVLDYDKWLSLQPKKPSIWTKLLSLRPIEEEGDLVIDHAYDGIKELNNPVPTWFNVLFFGTMIFAVSYLFYYHIGGYGDLQDQEYENEMVKAQVEKAAYLEKSANTIDENSVKFDNTPTILQDGRTIFTTNCVVCHGNKGQGIIGPNLTDEYWLHGGGINNVFKTIKYGIPDKGMISWEKNLNPKQISAVANFILSLKGSNPAGAKAPQGDKYDEKNPRDNEMKTAKDTVKKDDVTRK